In the Rhinoderma darwinii isolate aRhiDar2 chromosome 13, aRhiDar2.hap1, whole genome shotgun sequence genome, one interval contains:
- the LOC142665850 gene encoding G-protein coupled receptor 39-like — protein MPPVTETPETPVKLGVCAKSLVSLAYILLLLAGILGNTLVIKVLSSLRDGRSVQASLSHHMRSLACCDILQLVLGIPTELYASIWSPFPWPLGAAGCSGYYYLWEVLCYAAIFNVLSLSYDRHRATCQPLSLHVRQSSGVRLRICLLWIASLLAGLPVLFSIGLENISVKAVEDKYLLVCTPLSPWIWLFKASVWASFLTYLGVLLAVAITCWNIRRTLRGNRNNSLEIRTPNGSIQLLGRFCGGHVAVRRQNARLLGCIVGVLAVCWLPFQSRRLMTVLRSKDQWTSTYYRSYITLQPITNCFYYLSSCLTPLLYNLTSRNFRRAFLHSIAPCTKGPESWETQARDQGIRLSTIGQE, from the exons ATGCCCCCCGTGACTGAAACCCCTGAGACACCTGTCAAGCTCGGTGTTTGTGCCAAGTCTTTAGTGTCTTTGGCCTACATTCTTCTTCTTTTGGCTGGAATATTGGGGAATACTTTGGTTATAAAGGTACTGAGCAGCCTCCGTGATGGACGAAGCGTTCAGGCTTCTCTTAGTCACCACATGCGTAGCCTGGCATGCTGTGACATTTTGCAGCTGGTACTGGGCATACCCACTGAGTTGTATGCCAGTATCTGGAGTCCTTTTCCTTGGCCGTTGGGAGCTGCTGGATGCAGTGGCTACTATTACCTATGGGAAGTGCTTTGCTATGCTGCCATTTTTAATGTATTGTCGTTGAGCTATGATAGACACCGTGCCACCTGTCAGCCTTTGAGTCTTCACGTACGTCAGTCCTCAGGGGTGCGCTTACGGATTTGTTTGCTGTGGATAGCTTCGCTGCTTGCTGGTCTCCCAGTGCTTTTTTCCATAGGTCTGGAAAACATCAGTGTTAAGGCTGTTGAGGATAAGTACTTATTGGTGTGTACACCACTTAGCCCATGGATATGGCTGTTTAAGGCCAGTGTCTGGGCATCCTTCCTTACATACCTGGGTGTGTTGTTGGCGGTTGCCATAACCTGCTGGAACATCAGGAGAACTCTGCGGGGAAACAGAAATAACAGTTTGGAAATTAGAACACCTAATGGATCTATACAGTTATTGGGCAGGTTCTGTGGTGGACATGTGGCTGTACGCAGGCAAAATGCCAGGCTATTGG GCTGCATTGTGGGCGTGCTAGCTGTGTGCTGGCTACCATTCCAATCGCGGAGGCTCATGACTGTATTGCGGAGTAAAGATCAATGGACATCGACCTATTACCGCTCTTATATCACCTTGCAACCTATCACAAATTGTTTCTACTACCTCAGTTCTTGTCTCACCCCTCTGCTATACAACCTGACATCCCGCAACTTTCGCAGAGCTTTTCTGCATAGCATCGCACCCTGCACAAAAGGGCCTGAATCCTGGGAGACACAAGCAAGAGATCAAGGAATCAGGCTTTCTACAATAGGACAAGAATGA
- the MRPL45 gene encoding large ribosomal subunit protein mL45 gives MFPSVPCELKMAASMRVVRALGEPGLAAILSPTRLLSPITVIPVRTKKRIFMPPYLGHKNTVDEMMKKAKAAGIVVPQEILERPINVSCTAAILDPYVPPEGDARLSTLSKDGLKQRAEQLKQTATSQLAIRKVKNYDEDFSTKTFSEKAQEIFIEAHSCLTQFNRHKLHLLVTERCYPEMVRGNRYRTIRWSFVESLEPPRIVQVRCPEMVTKGNLYGQVTVRMHSKQTLIIYDRFGRMVCGSEEPRDVLEYLVFERHLVNPYGSWRLHGKIVPSWAPPKEPIVKTVMLPGPALKPWQELEDVAVEKQDLAPPQWYK, from the exons ATGTTTCCCAGCGTTCCGTGCGAGCTCAAAATGGCGGCCTCCATGAGGGTTGTAAGGGCGCTGGGTGAGCCT GGACTGGCTGCCATTCTCAGTCCTACACGGTTGCTTTCACCTATCACAGTTATACCTGTACGAACCAAGAAGAGAATATTTATGCCGCCATATTTGGGACATAAGAATACTGTGGATGAGATGATGAAGAAAGCAAAGGCTGCTGGGATTGTGGTGCCGCAAGAAATCTTGGAACGTCCAATTAATGTCTCGTGTACAG CTGCAATACTTGATCCATATGTGCCCCCAGAAGGTGATGCCCGTCTGTCCACTCTTTCCAAGGATGGTTTGAAGCAGAGAGCAGAGCAACTAAAACAGACCGCAACCTCCCAGTTGGC gaTTCGAAAGGTCAAAAATTATGATGAAGATTTTAGCACCAAGACATTTTCAGAGAAAGCTCAGGAAATCTTCATTGAAGCACACAGCTGCCTGACGCA GTTTAATCGTCATAAGTTACACTTACTGGTGACAGAGCGGTGCTATCCC GAAATGGTGCGGGGTAACAGGTATCGTACAATACGctggtcttttgtggagtctttagaGCCACCCAGAATTGTGCAGGTCCGGTGTCCAGAAATGGTTACGAAAGGAAACCTGTATGGGCAAGTGACTGTTCGCATGCACAGCAAACAG ACCTTAATCATCTATGATCGCTTTGGTCGAATGGTATGTGGGAGTGAAGAGCCACGGGATGTTTTAGAGTACTTGGTATTTGAGCGTCACTTGGTGAACCCATATGGGTCATGGAGGTTGCACGGCAAGATAGTGCCTTCCTGGGCACCACCAAAAGAGCCCATTGTTAAG ACTGTGATGTTACCAGGTCCAGCATTAAAGCCCTGGCAGGAGCTAGAAGATGTAGCAGTGGAGAAACAGGACCTCGCACCACCACAGTGGTATAAATAA